In Lacerta agilis isolate rLacAgi1 chromosome 1, rLacAgi1.pri, whole genome shotgun sequence, the following proteins share a genomic window:
- the LIG4 gene encoding DNA ligase 4 — protein MSSSSTSCSSQLTVASQVPFEDLCSTLERIQKCKSRPEKTKNFKEFLDSWRKYHDALHKNEKDVTDSFYPAMRLILPQLERERMAYGIKETMLAKFYIELLNLPKDGKDALKLLNYRTPTGSRGDAGDFAMIAYFVLKQRCPRKGQLTIKQVNDILDSISNNNAAKRRDLVKKSLLQLITQSSALEQKWLIRMIIKDLKLGVSQQTLLSIFHPDAAELHSVTTDLEKVCRQLHNPSVFLSDVSITLFSAFKPMLAAIANVQQIEKQMNHQSFYIETKLDGERMQMHKDGDVYKYFSRNGYDYTQQFGASPLEGSLTPYIHNIFNNNIQNCILDGEMMAYNPTTQNFVQKGSKFDIKKMSDDSELQTCFCVFDVLMINNQKLGHEMLSKRYEMLNKIFTPIEGRLQFVPKNQANTQKEVIDSLNEAIDHREEGIVVKDPMSIYKPDKRGEGWFKIKPEYVSGLMDELDLLIVGGYWGKGLRGGMMSHFLCAVAETPPPGEKPSVFHSICRVGSGYTMEELRDLGLKLAKYWKPYRKRDPPFNILCGTEKPEVYIEPCNSVIVQIKAAEIVSSDMYKTDYTLRFPRIERIREDKEWHDCMTLDILEQLRRKACGKLATKHFDIDNDEPQGKKRKTVPKIKKKIGLMDHFKAPDLSNVNQISSIFEDVEFCVMTGTQKYSKYQLESKIAEFGGSIVQNPGLDTYCVIAGIENVRVKNIISSDKYDVVRAEWLLQCFQSKTFVPWQLDFMIHMSPETKQHFACEYDCYGDSYTGDTDIAKLKEVFSRMNNFQAEISQDAVADIEARYSWESSPLSMFRQHTIYLALPDELSNSGARIKQTKLLTAALILRFHGAKVVQQLEEGVSHVISGDHAHLKEIKTVRRTFKRKFKILSEQWVKDSIKTGKLQNEKFYLI, from the coding sequence ATGTCTTCCAGCTCTACTTCCTGTTCTTCCCAGCTAACTGTGGCATCACAAGTTCCTTTTGAAGATCTCTGTTCGACTTTAGAAcgaatacaaaaatgcaaatcccGACCTGAGAAAACCAAGAATTTCAAGGAGTTTTTAGATTCTTGGAGGAAATATCATGATGCTCTTCATAAAAATGAGAAAGATGTAACAGATTCTTTTTATCCAGCAATGAGGCTTATTCTTCCACAGTTGGAAAGAGAGAGGATGGCTTATGGAATTAAAGAAACCATGCTTGCTAAATTCTATATTGAACTGTTAAATTTACCCAAAGATGGAAAAGATGCTTTAAAACTCTTAAATTATCGAACACCTACTGGCTCACggggagatgctggagattttgCTATGATTGCCTATTTTGTGTTGAAACAAAGATGTCCCAGGAAAGGTCAACTGACCATAAAACAAGTGAACGATATTTTAGATTCCATTTCTAATAATAATGCTGCCAAAAGGAGGGATCTGGTCAAGAAGAGCCTTCTTCAGTTAATAACTCAGAGTTCAGCACTTGAACAGAAATGGTTGATCAGGATGATCATAAAAGATTTGAAACTTGGTGTCAGCCAGCAAACCTTACTTTCCATCTTTCATCCTGATGCTGCAGAGTTGCACAGTGTTACAACTGATTTGGAGAAAGTCTGTAGACAGTTACACAATCCTTCTGTATTTCTTAGTGATGTTTCTATTACATTATTTTCTGCCTTTAAACCGATGCTTGCTGCTATTGCTAATGTACAACAGAttgaaaaacaaatgaaccaCCAGAGTTTCTACATAGAAACCAAATTAGACGGTGAGCGAATGCAGATGCACAAAGATGGAGATGTTTACAAGTATTTTTCCCGAAATGGGTATGATTATACTCAGCAGTTTGGAGCTTCTCCCTTGGAAGGTTCATTGACTCCATATATTCATAATATCTTTAACAATAATATTCAGAACTGCATTCTGGATGGTGAAATGATGGCCTACAATCCCACCACACAGAACTTTGTACAGAAGGGTAGCAAATTTGACATCAAAAAGATGTCAGATGATTCAGAATTACAGACATGCTTCtgtgtgtttgatgttttaatgattAATAACCAAAAATTGGGTCATGAGATGTTGAGCAAAAGATATGAGATGCTGAATAAGATATTTACACCAATAGAAGGTCGTTTGCAGTTTGTTCCTAAAAATCAAGCTAACACTCAGAAAGAAGTAATAGATTCTCTAAATGAAGCAATAGATCACAGAGAAGAAGGAATTGTGGTTAAAGATCCCATGTCAATTTACAAGCCGGACAAACGTGGGGAAGGATGGTTCAAGATCAAACCAGAGTATGTTAGTGGGCTAATGGATGAACTAGACCTTTTAATTGTTGGGGGCTACTGGGGAAAAGGTCTTCGTGGTGGCATGATGTcacattttttatgtgctgttgcTGAGACTCCTCCACCTGGCGAAAAACCATCAGTGTTCCACTCCATTTGTCGTGTTGGTTCTGGTTACACTATGGAAGAACTTCGTGATCTTGGCTTGAAATTAGCCAAATATTGGAAACCTTATCGTAAAAGAGACCCTCCTTTTAATATCTTGTGTGGAACTGAGAAGCCTGAAGTCTATATTGAGCCTTGTAATTCAGTCATCGTCCAAATTAAAGCAGCTGAGATTGTGAGCAGTGATATGTACAAAACTGATTATACATTACGTTTCCCTCGTATTGAGAGGATAAGAGAAGATAAAGAATGGCATGATTGTATGACTCTTGACATTCTAGAGCAACTCAGACGTAAAGCTTGTGGAAAGCTAGCGACTAAGCACTTTGATATAGATAATGATGAGCCACAAGGAAAGAAACGTAAAACTGTgcccaagattaaaaaaaaaattggtttaatGGATCATTTTAAAGCTCCTGATCTTTCAAATGTAAACCAGATTTCCAGTATATTTGAAGATGTTGAGTTTTGTGTTATGACAGGGAcacaaaaatattcaaaatatcaGCTGGAAAGTAAAATAGCGGAATTTGGCGGCAGCATAGTCCAGAATCCTGGCCTGGACACCTATTGTGTGATTGCAGGAATTGAGAATGTCAGAgtgaaaaatattatttcttcTGACAAGTATGATGTTGTGAGAGCGGAGTGGCTTTTACAGTGCtttcagtccaaaacatttgTACCCTGGCAGCTTGATTTCATGATTCACATGTCtccagaaacaaaacaacattttgcCTGTGAATATGACTGCTATGGTGATAGTTACACAGGTGATACTGATATTGCCAAACTAAAGGAGGTGTTCTCAAGAATGAATAACTTTCAGGCAGAGATCTCTCAGGATGCGGTTGCTGACATAGAAGCACGTTATTCATGGGAAAGCTCTCCGCTAAGTATGTTCAGGCAGCACACGATTTACCTGGCTCTTCCTGATGAATTGAGTAATTCAGGTGCTaggattaaacaaacaaaactattAACTGCAGCACTGATACTTCGATTTCATGGAGCAAAAGTGGTTCAACAGCTTGAAGAGGGTGTGTCCCATGTAATCAGTGGAGATCATGCTCATTTGAAGGAGATAAAGACAGTGAGAAGAACATTCAAAAGGAAGTTTAAAATTTTGTCTGAGCAGTGGGTAAAGGATTCTATAAAGACTGGCAAGTTACAAAATGAAAAGTTTTACTTAATTTAA